A window of the Vicinamibacteria bacterium genome harbors these coding sequences:
- a CDS encoding undecaprenyl-diphosphate phosphatase, protein MTYLQALVLGLVQGLGEFLPISSSGHLILVPWILGWEEHGLAIDVALHLGTLGAVVAAFAGDWWRLITAGLRGLVRGAPFAEAESRLLWLLAAASVPGAVAGVLLDKWAETVFRAPGLVALTLAAMGGVLLAADRRATGQGEALGVTTRDALLVGLAQALAIVPGVSRSGATISMGLFLGYRREEAARFSFLLATPITFGAAVLKVPHLIRAGGGHGPLLLGMVAAALSGFLAIRVLLAYVRTRNYLPFVYYRFALAALVGALLLVRGGHLL, encoded by the coding sequence ATGACGTATCTTCAGGCGCTGGTCCTCGGTCTCGTGCAAGGGCTCGGCGAGTTCCTGCCCATCAGCAGCTCCGGCCACCTTATCCTTGTCCCCTGGATCCTCGGTTGGGAGGAGCATGGCCTGGCCATTGACGTGGCCCTCCATCTGGGTACCCTGGGGGCGGTGGTCGCTGCCTTCGCCGGAGACTGGTGGCGGCTCATCACGGCCGGGCTGCGCGGGCTCGTCCGGGGCGCGCCCTTTGCGGAGGCGGAGAGCCGTCTGCTCTGGCTGCTGGCCGCCGCCTCCGTGCCGGGTGCGGTGGCGGGGGTCCTCCTCGACAAGTGGGCGGAGACCGTCTTCCGCGCCCCCGGTCTCGTGGCCCTGACCCTGGCCGCGATGGGAGGGGTGCTGCTGGCCGCGGACCGCCGGGCCACCGGCCAGGGCGAGGCCCTGGGCGTGACCACCCGCGACGCCCTCCTTGTCGGCCTCGCCCAAGCCCTAGCCATCGTCCCCGGCGTGTCGCGGTCAGGGGCCACCATCAGCATGGGGCTCTTCCTCGGCTACCGCCGCGAGGAGGCGGCACGCTTCAGCTTCCTCCTCGCCACCCCCATCACCTTCGGGGCCGCCGTCCTGAAGGTGCCGCACCTCATCCGCGCGGGGGGCGGGCACGGACCCCTTCTCCTGGGAATGGTCGCCGCCGCCCTCTCCGGCTTCCTCGCCATCCGCGTTCTCCTCGCCTACGTGCGTACGCGCAACTACTTGCCCTTTGTGTACTACCGCTTCGCCCTCGCCGCCCTCGTGGGAGCGCTACTCTTGGTGCGGGGAGGGCACCTGCTGTAG
- a CDS encoding aminotransferase class IV → MGFFASVNGNVVPIEEARVSVLDNGFTFGDSVYETLRTYRGRPFALGRHLTRLRASADRLGFEIPFADAVLAARLDALLARAENPESYIRLIVTRGVGDISYRFERVKGPTVVMVVKPYDPYPEGHYREGISVVVVSIRRNHPRALDPAIKSSNLLNNILAVREAQARGAEEPVLLNEKDEITEGASTNLFIVKGGTVLTPPLAAGILAGVTRAVLFDLLPDIGLPVREQTVRVHDLKAADEAFVTSTTRETMPIRAVDGTPIGEGRPGPLTRRILEAFRAYAPLHSH, encoded by the coding sequence ATGGGTTTTTTCGCCTCCGTGAACGGGAACGTGGTGCCGATCGAGGAGGCCCGGGTCTCCGTCCTCGACAACGGGTTCACGTTCGGGGACAGTGTCTACGAGACGCTCCGCACCTACCGCGGGCGGCCCTTCGCGCTCGGCCGGCACCTGACCCGCCTGCGGGCTTCCGCCGACCGCCTGGGCTTCGAAATTCCCTTCGCGGACGCAGTCTTGGCCGCCCGTCTCGACGCCCTCCTGGCCCGGGCCGAGAACCCAGAATCCTACATCCGCCTGATCGTGACCCGGGGGGTGGGTGACATCTCCTACCGATTCGAGCGGGTGAAGGGGCCCACGGTGGTGATGGTGGTGAAACCCTACGATCCCTACCCCGAGGGCCACTACCGGGAGGGCATTTCGGTGGTGGTGGTTTCCATCCGCCGCAACCACCCCCGCGCCCTCGATCCTGCCATCAAGTCCAGCAACCTCCTGAACAACATCCTGGCCGTGCGCGAGGCCCAAGCCCGGGGCGCTGAGGAGCCCGTGCTCCTGAACGAAAAGGACGAGATCACGGAAGGAGCGAGCACGAACCTCTTCATCGTGAAAGGAGGAACCGTACTCACGCCCCCCCTCGCGGCGGGGATCCTGGCCGGAGTCACCCGCGCCGTTCTCTTCGACCTGCTCCCCGACATCGGTCTCCCGGTGCGAGAGCAGACCGTGCGCGTCCACGACCTGAAGGCCGCGGACGAGGCCTTCGTGACCAGCACGACCCGGGAGACGATGCCGATCCGGGCCGTGGACGGGACCCCGATCGGAGAGGGCCGCCCCGGCCCCCTCACCCGGCGCATCCTCGAGGCCTTCCGAGCCTACGCCCCCCTCCATTCCCATTGA
- the tsaE gene encoding tRNA (adenosine(37)-N6)-threonylcarbamoyltransferase complex ATPase subunit type 1 TsaE: MAPRRGRARRHSRSPAVPAGSWPRRPLIRDHLSHAESETGDLAAALAARFRGGEVVLLSGELGTGKTAFVRGLARGLGANPEEVASPTFVLLTSYPGRLTLHHADLYRLHGDGDERELGLEELPGPQGILAVEWAERLSRVPWSHPVRVTLEHAGDDRRRVRIEEDAA, encoded by the coding sequence ATCGCTCCTCGCCGGGGACGTGCTCGACGCCATTCCCGAAGCCCTGCAGTCCCTGCTGGCTCCTGGCCCCGGAGACCCCTCATCCGCGACCACCTAAGCCACGCCGAGTCGGAGACCGGCGACCTGGCCGCCGCCCTGGCCGCACGATTCCGCGGGGGCGAGGTGGTGCTTCTCAGCGGGGAGCTGGGGACGGGTAAGACGGCCTTCGTGCGGGGCCTGGCCCGGGGCCTGGGGGCGAACCCCGAGGAGGTGGCGAGCCCCACCTTCGTCCTCCTCACCTCCTACCCCGGTCGGCTGACCCTTCACCATGCCGACCTCTACCGGCTGCACGGCGACGGGGACGAGCGGGAGCTGGGGCTGGAGGAGCTGCCCGGTCCCCAGGGCATCCTGGCCGTGGAGTGGGCGGAGCGCCTCTCGCGCGTACCCTGGTCGCATCCCGTCCGGGTTACCCTCGAGCACGCGGGGGATGATCGGCGGCGCGTGCGCATCGAGGAGGACGCCGCGTGA
- a CDS encoding NAD(P)H-hydrate dehydratase, producing MRAVLTAAEMRQADRRTIEEIGLPGALLMENAGAAVARVILERYPGARHPAVLCGKGSNGGDGFGAARRLLRLRPQVVLLGARADVTGDARLHMGAYERSGGTLTEVPDEAAWQGARERLRGADLLVDALLGTGLRKEPGGVVGLAVAEIARRGEAGTPVVAVDIPSGISSDQGEFPGLAVTASVTVTFGAPKYGHVLPPACDHIGELVVADIGITQEVIDQTGPRLFLLEAADAARAFPARAPDSHKGTYGHVLVVAGSLGKTGAAVLAARGALLTGVGLVTVATAVPALPMVAAARPEIMTEPLAATASGGISREAVERAVSLAKKRDAVVLGPGLGQDPGTRDFVREFVRRCPVPLLVDADGLNALAPSPSSRAAGSLEALRRDNPTVVTPHPGEMARLAGLKSDEVQKRRLETARALAQETGALVVLKGHRTLVVEADGRAAVNPTGNPGLASGGTGDVLAGMIGALLARHPAWVAGAAGVYLHGLAGDRAAARRGRESLLAGDVLDAIPEALQSLLAPGPGDPSSATT from the coding sequence GTGCGGGCTGTCCTCACCGCCGCGGAAATGCGGCAGGCCGACCGCCGAACCATCGAGGAGATCGGCCTGCCCGGCGCCCTCCTCATGGAGAACGCGGGGGCGGCGGTGGCTCGCGTGATCCTTGAGCGTTACCCCGGGGCCCGCCATCCCGCCGTGCTCTGTGGCAAAGGGAGCAACGGAGGAGACGGTTTCGGAGCCGCGCGGCGCCTTCTCCGTCTCCGCCCCCAAGTCGTTCTCCTGGGCGCCCGCGCCGACGTGACCGGGGACGCCCGCTTGCACATGGGGGCCTACGAGCGCTCCGGGGGCACGCTCACGGAAGTGCCGGACGAGGCCGCCTGGCAGGGCGCACGCGAGCGCCTGCGGGGGGCGGATCTCCTGGTGGACGCGCTCCTCGGTACCGGCTTGCGCAAGGAGCCCGGGGGCGTGGTGGGGCTGGCGGTGGCGGAGATCGCACGCCGGGGGGAGGCGGGCACGCCGGTGGTGGCGGTGGATATCCCCTCCGGGATCTCCTCCGACCAGGGGGAGTTTCCCGGACTGGCGGTGACCGCCTCGGTGACGGTGACATTCGGCGCGCCCAAGTACGGCCACGTGCTCCCTCCCGCCTGCGACCACATCGGCGAGCTGGTGGTGGCCGACATCGGCATTACCCAGGAAGTGATCGACCAGACCGGGCCCCGGCTCTTCCTCCTGGAGGCAGCGGATGCCGCTCGGGCCTTCCCGGCACGGGCCCCCGACTCCCACAAGGGCACCTACGGACATGTGCTGGTGGTGGCGGGGTCGCTGGGCAAGACGGGGGCGGCCGTGCTGGCCGCGAGAGGGGCCCTCCTCACCGGGGTCGGTCTGGTGACGGTGGCCACCGCCGTCCCCGCCCTCCCCATGGTGGCGGCAGCCCGACCCGAGATCATGACCGAGCCCTTGGCCGCGACCGCGTCCGGCGGCATCTCCCGCGAGGCGGTGGAGCGGGCGGTATCGCTGGCGAAAAAGAGGGACGCGGTCGTGCTCGGGCCGGGTCTGGGCCAGGACCCGGGTACCCGCGACTTCGTCCGCGAGTTCGTTCGGCGCTGCCCGGTCCCCCTCCTGGTGGACGCGGACGGCCTAAACGCTCTTGCCCCCTCTCCCTCTTCGCGAGCGGCGGGCTCGTTGGAGGCCCTCCGGCGCGACAACCCCACCGTGGTGACGCCCCACCCGGGCGAGATGGCGCGGCTGGCGGGCCTGAAGAGCGACGAAGTCCAGAAGCGTCGCCTGGAGACGGCCCGGGCCTTGGCCCAGGAGACGGGGGCGCTCGTGGTTCTGAAGGGTCATCGGACGCTCGTGGTCGAGGCCGATGGCCGCGCTGCGGTGAACCCGACCGGTAATCCCGGCCTCGCCAGCGGCGGAACGGGCGACGTGCTGGCGGGGATGATCGGGGCCCTCCTGGCCCGCCATCCGGCGTGGGTGGCGGGGGCGGCGGGCGTCTATCTGCACGGGCTCGCCGGGGACCGGGCGGCCGCCCGACGGGGTCGGGAATCGCTCCTCGCCGGGGACGTGCTCGACGCCATTCCCGAAGCCCTGCAGTCCCTGCTGGCTCCTGGCCCCGGAGACCCCTCATCCGCGACCACCTAA